One Podarcis raffonei isolate rPodRaf1 chromosome 18, rPodRaf1.pri, whole genome shotgun sequence genomic window carries:
- the CTXN1 gene encoding cortexin-1 isoform X1: MDGAEGDAVWPGGGGCKGALKSRGCAARRHLPAPSAPRWAHAASSPPRGKGTVWGCLRRTVFFRTVFSWEKRCLLHPQDDMRRTARLMDGHRLAQQETGVFGQWCGIVME, from the exons ATGGATGGAGCCGAAGGAGATGCGGTCTGGCCGGGCGGCGGAGGCTGCAAGGGCGCCTTGAAGAGCCGGGGATGCGCCGCGCGGAGACACCTGCCCGCTCCTTCCGCGCCCAGGTGGGCGCACGCAGCATCCTCGCCTCCCAGAGGAAAAG GAACCGTCTGGGGGTGTCTGAGAAGGACAGTTTTCTTCCGTACGGTCTTCTCCTGGGAAAAACGGTGCCTCCTTCATCCCCAAGATGACATGCGGCGGACAGCGAGGCTGATGGACGGGCACCGCCTTGCCCAACAG GAGACTGGGGTGTTTGGTCAGTGGTGCGGCATCGTCATGGAGTAG
- the CTXN1 gene encoding cortexin-1 isoform X2, which translates to MILEDACCLTQPLERNFRRAAGMDNASTLDYELLSPGQVEPVPSPFGMDAEQKTVFAFVILLLAFLVMLMVRCFRILLDPYSRMPASSWTDHKEGLERGQFDYALV; encoded by the coding sequence atgatcctGGAAGATGCTTGCTGCCTGACACAACCCCTGGAGAGGAATTTTCGCCGTGCTGCTGGGATGGACAACGCCTCGACGCTGGATTATGAGCTCCTGTCCCCGGGGCAAGTGGAGCCCGTCCCCAGCCCTTTTGGGATGGACGCGGAACAAAAGACGGTCTTTGCCTTCGTCATCCTCCTGCTGGCGTTCTTGGTGATGTTGATGGTCCGCTGCTTTCGCATCCTGCTAGACCCTTACAGCCGGATGCCCGCTTCGTCCTGGACCGACCACAAGGAAGGGCTGGAGAGGGGGCAGTTTGATTATGCCCTGGTATAG